A genomic window from Camelina sativa cultivar DH55 chromosome 2, Cs, whole genome shotgun sequence includes:
- the LOC104712550 gene encoding uncharacterized protein LOC104712550 isoform X1: MQKKRDHNNTSSTSTTGDKEMAGETLLKPVLQKPPGYRELHSQPQTPLGSSSSTTSSTALRRRPKHTIPASFYPTKKKQWSRCRVFCCCVCITVAIVILLLTLAVSVFFLWYSPRLPVVRLASFRVSTFNFAGGKSGDGLSQLTAEATARLDFRNPNGKLWYHYGDSDVEVSVGDGDFETSLGSTRVNGFVEKPRNRTVVNVPIKVKKQQVDDPTVKRLKAEMKSKKLVVRVTAKTKLGLAVGRRKIVTVGVSISCGDVRLRELDSKMSKCTIKMLKWIKLHS; the protein is encoded by the exons atgcagaagaagagagatcatAATAACACAAGTTCAACAAGTACCACCGGCGACAAAGAAATGGCGGGAGAAACGCTGCTTAAACCGGTTCTTCAAAAACCACCAGGCTACCGTGAGCTCCACTCACAACCACAAACTCCACTCggatcatcttcatcaacaacatcatcaacagCGCTTCGACGCCGACCAAAACATACGATTCCGGCGTCGTTTTAtccgacgaagaagaagcaatggagTCGTTGCCGCGTCTTTTGTTGCTGCGTCTGCATCACAGTCGCCATCGTCATACTCCTACTTACCCTAGCCGTCTCCGTCTTCTTCCTTTGGTACAGCCCGAGGCTCCCCGTCGTACGTCTCGCCTCCTTCCGCGTAAGCACTTTCAACTTTGCCGGTGGAAAATCCGGCGACGGTTTGTCGCAGTTGACGGCGGAAGCCACGGCGAGGCTTGATTTTAGAAACCCTAACGGAAAGCTATGGTACCATTACGGCGACTCCGACGTAGAGGTGAGTGTAGGAGACGGTGATTTTGAAACGAGCCTCGGGTCAACGAGAGTCAATGGGTTTGTGGAGAAGCCGAGGAATCGGACGGTTGTGAACGTTCCGATCAAAGTGAAGAAACAACAGGTGGATGATCCGACGGTTAAGAGGCTTAAAGCGGAGATGAAGAGTAAGAAGTTGGTGGTGAGAGTAACGGCTAAGACGAAGCTGGGATTAGCTGTGGGAAGGCGTAAGATTGTTACGGTGGGGGTTAGTATCAGTTGCGGTGACGTGAGACTACGGGAGCTTGATTCAAAGATGAGTAAATGCACCATCAAAATGCTTAAATG GATTAAATTGCACTCATGA
- the LOC104712550 gene encoding uncharacterized protein LOC104712550 isoform X2 — protein MAGETLLKPVLQKPPGYRELHSQPQTPLGSSSSTTSSTALRRRPKHTIPASFYPTKKKQWSRCRVFCCCVCITVAIVILLLTLAVSVFFLWYSPRLPVVRLASFRVSTFNFAGGKSGDGLSQLTAEATARLDFRNPNGKLWYHYGDSDVEVSVGDGDFETSLGSTRVNGFVEKPRNRTVVNVPIKVKKQQVDDPTVKRLKAEMKSKKLVVRVTAKTKLGLAVGRRKIVTVGVSISCGDVRLRELDSKMSKCTIKMLKWIKLHS, from the exons ATGGCGGGAGAAACGCTGCTTAAACCGGTTCTTCAAAAACCACCAGGCTACCGTGAGCTCCACTCACAACCACAAACTCCACTCggatcatcttcatcaacaacatcatcaacagCGCTTCGACGCCGACCAAAACATACGATTCCGGCGTCGTTTTAtccgacgaagaagaagcaatggagTCGTTGCCGCGTCTTTTGTTGCTGCGTCTGCATCACAGTCGCCATCGTCATACTCCTACTTACCCTAGCCGTCTCCGTCTTCTTCCTTTGGTACAGCCCGAGGCTCCCCGTCGTACGTCTCGCCTCCTTCCGCGTAAGCACTTTCAACTTTGCCGGTGGAAAATCCGGCGACGGTTTGTCGCAGTTGACGGCGGAAGCCACGGCGAGGCTTGATTTTAGAAACCCTAACGGAAAGCTATGGTACCATTACGGCGACTCCGACGTAGAGGTGAGTGTAGGAGACGGTGATTTTGAAACGAGCCTCGGGTCAACGAGAGTCAATGGGTTTGTGGAGAAGCCGAGGAATCGGACGGTTGTGAACGTTCCGATCAAAGTGAAGAAACAACAGGTGGATGATCCGACGGTTAAGAGGCTTAAAGCGGAGATGAAGAGTAAGAAGTTGGTGGTGAGAGTAACGGCTAAGACGAAGCTGGGATTAGCTGTGGGAAGGCGTAAGATTGTTACGGTGGGGGTTAGTATCAGTTGCGGTGACGTGAGACTACGGGAGCTTGATTCAAAGATGAGTAAATGCACCATCAAAATGCTTAAATG GATTAAATTGCACTCATGA
- the LOC104712539 gene encoding mitochondrial adenine nucleotide transporter ADNT1: MASEDVKRSESAAVSTIVNLAEEAKLAREGVKAPSYAVLSICKSLFAGGVAGGVSRTAVAPLERMKILLQVQNPHNIKYSGTVQGLKYIWRTEGIRGLFKGNGTNCARIVPNSAVKFFSYEQASKGILYMYRQQTGNENAQLTPLLRLGAGATAGIIAMSATYPMDMVRGRLTVQTANSPYQYRGIAHALSTVLREEGPRALYRGWLPSVIGVVPYVGLNFAVYESLKDWLVKDNPFGLVENNELTIVTRLTCGAIAGTVGQTIAYPLDVIRRRMQMVGWKDASSVVTGEGRSKASLEYTGMVDAFRKTVRHEGFGALYKGLVPNSVKVVPSIAIAFVTYEMVKDVLGVEFRISD, translated from the exons atGGCATCAGAGGATGTGAAGAGGAGTGAATCAGCAGCTGTTTCAACGATCGTTAATCTGGCGGAGGAAGCGAAGTTAGCGAGGGAAGGAGTCAAAGCTCCTAGTTATGCTGTTCTCAGCATCTGCAAGTCTCTTTTCGCCGGTGGTGTCGCTGGTGGAGT GTCACGAACTGCAGTTGCACCTCTGGAAAGGATGAAGATATTACTTCAG GTGCAAAATCCGCATAATATAAAGTATAGTGGGACAGTCCAAGGGCTGAAGTATATTTGGAGAACTGAGGGCATTCGTGGACTGTTCAAAGGAAATGGTACCAACTGTGCTCGTATTGTTCCAAATTCGGCTGTGAAATTTTTCAGCTATGAGCAAGCTTCAAA GGGAATACTGTACATGTATCGTCAGCAGACGGGAAATG AAAATGCCCAGCTCACTCCCCTTTTACGGCTTGGAGCTGGTGCAACTGCTGGAATCATAGCCATGTCTGCAACATACCCAATGGATATGGTTCGTGGGAGGCTAACTGTACAG ACGGCAAACTCTCCATATCAATATAGAGGAATTGCTCATGCTTTGTCAACTGTCCTGCGAGAGGAAGGTCCACGGGCCTTGTACCGTGGTTGGCTTCCGTCAGTGATTGGAGTT GTTCCATATGTGGGTTTGAACTTTGCGGTGTATGAGTCTCTAAAGGACTGGCTAGTTAAAGACAACCCCTTTGGTCTAGTAGAAAACAATGAGCTGACGATTGTAACGAGGCTCACTTGTGGTGCAATAGCTGGAACAGTTGGTCAAACAATTGCTTATCCGCTGGACGTGATTCGTAGGAGAATGCAAATGGTCGGGTGGAAAGATGCTTCCTCTGTTGTTACAGGCGAAGGGAGAAGCAAGGCTTCGCTTGAATACACTGGTATGGTTGATGCATTTAGGAAAACAGTTCGTCATGAAGGCTTTGGAGCATTGTACAAGGGTTTGGTCCCCAACTCAGTGAAG GTTGTACCATCGATTGCGATTGCCTTTGTGACATATGAGATGGTGAAAGATGTCTTAGGAGTGGAGTTTAGGATATCAGACTGA